The Malus sylvestris chromosome 8, drMalSylv7.2, whole genome shotgun sequence genomic interval GttgaattttaaattgtacTTTTGAAATATTGCGGTCAGCTTCTCGCTTATTTGGATCTTCTATTTCTTCAAAGGAGTTGACTAGTGTCTCTGGGGTAAGTAACACGACTGTTAAATTTGATGATGAGATATTATTACTTGTTTCTTTATATTTACATATGTTAGGCGGTAACATTGATGCTATAGCATACAACTGTATGTAGCAACAAATAGGAAATGGAGCACAAGATACTTGAAGTTGCATCCCTGCTCAGCTGGTTTTCCTGTGATGCCAAATACTAGCAAGTTTGGTGTGGGGCATTATTGTGCAAGATAAATGACGCGTCTGATTACTCATGGAACATTTAAGTTCTGACTTCTATTTAGCCTTGCTAAATTCGGGACTTGGTACAGTGGGATTGTACAATGGGAAATTTGTGCTTGGTTTTATTGAGCATTAAGATAAAATGGCCCTTCTTAAGATTGAGTGTGTTTGGCATCCCAagggttgttgttgttgtacatcAAATCCCTGCTCTGTCCTGATAGCTAATTTGTTTTGTGTTCTTCAGGTAGTCCCGAAGGAAGTTGTTGGTGCATTTTTCTCTGCGTGCCAGGGTGATAACTTTGACTTGGCAAACAAGGAAGTCAACAATGTAATTGCAGAGGGATATCCAGTCTCAAATGCTTTCACAGGTTTTACTTTCACTTTTTAATCGAGTCATCTATTAATTCATTATGATTGTCGTCATCCATATGCAATACAGTTAGAGTAATATAAGATCGCTTCTAGTTTTTTGAGGTGGTGGTTTGGGCAGATGACATATTAGATGAACAGAAGGCGAGAATATGCAAGAAATTGGGCGAACCAAATAAGGTAAGAGATGGTTAACTACATTACATGGGCATGTGATATGTTGTGGGTTTTAATTTAGCTTATTAGGTTCGATTAATCGATGCCTTAATAAATGAAGGCAGGCCTATCTTGTGCAAAGTTTAATTTAGCTCCGGTTTATGGTGCAGTGTCTTGTCGATGGCTCTGACGAGTACTTGCAGCTGTTTGACGTGGCCAGCAGTACGATGCGAGCTGTTTGTAACGTGCAGGAAGATTTCTTTCAGGAATGCTGAGCTAGTACTCAGGTTACTTTCAGAACCCAAATGCAGATTGATCTGTATGCTGTTAGAGATCTTGCAGAACCAAAGACGtttaaattccaaaaaaaaaaaaaaaaatcactatttTGTGGGATAGACGTAGAACAACCACTTGCTAAtagttattttctgtttaacaCGCCATAGCTAATTAATTGGAATTAGCAGATTGATCTGTATGATTATGATTTCTAAAAGAAACATGATTGAGCCTCGTCACGTTTGCTTAAACCAAATGGCCCGCCACCCGTACTGGAAATGTACACCAATCTTTTGTACCGGAAAGGGGACCGAGATTGCGGGACAAAAGGATAAATTTTCTTGTATTAGAACACGGCCATGTGTGTTATTATTTTACGATTAATAACTGAAATCCGTGGCTGCGTTTGGAGCACACTCAAAAATAATTCAGGGGATAAAATTCCGTGAAGAAGCTcaaatattttatgttttttatttttttttagaacaaacaatattatttgtaCTAAGGAGGGAGTGGGCTTAATTTTACAATgggttaacaataatgtgattcaaaattgcatttgacgagaatcaaacctaagacctgtCACTTACTAAGAAGGAAGAATGTCATTAAGCCGTAGTGCCAAGTGGCATCTCAAATTTAATTAGATTCACAAGCTGTAATCCATGGTAAACTGTGAACCCCTGTCTGACTGTGTCACAACTAAGCCTGACAATTTTTGACACGACTCGATAACCCGACATGATACGATATGAAATTAACAAGTGtttgggtcgacacgataacgaatcgggtcgttattgggtaacccgataagcacctgttaagataacaagtTGGTTtgggtatacacatgggtaatACGATACacaataagcaaaatattaattttataattttataaccctaaaaaaatactataataattatatatatatatatatatatatatatatatatatattaatttaacaattttataccccaaaaaactataataattatatatatatatatatatatattaaattaaatattaaaaattggtgaccattggatcggcttaaatatacataccattcaatttcttaagtattatacgtacaaaataaataaatttaaatgtacttaataaatatatatatatcattgaacttgatgggatacgaattgtatgaaactattttcaacgatccaaccatcaaacttgtttgtatatgcttcgagatcgcatcataaaaaaatcgcaaaaaccaaatatttagagatcaagtaacgggacaaaacttttcgacgcttatcaacgaaaaatcacgatttaacggttattttaactccgattttgatgattttttacagctacactccttgaccctatatgaatacaatgaatgaactcaatcttcaatttaaaatatttacactattggataccacaaaatcttatgttatattaatgaaagtatgaattaactcttaagtgttagtgaatctattgttttgatgggatacgcattctacgaaactaatttcaacgattcaactatcaaacatgtttgtatatacttcgagatcacatacgccaaatgttgcaaaaaacaaacattcagagatcaagtaacgggacaaaacatttcaacggttatcaaccaaaaatcacgatttaacggttattttaactccgattttgatgattttttgcagctacactccttgaccctatatgaatacaatgaatgaattcaatcttcaatttaaaatatttacactagtggataccacaaaatcttacgttatacttaatgaaagtataaataaactccaagtgttggTGAATCTATCCTTTTGATgtgatatgcattctacgaaactaatttcaacgatctaaccgtcaaacttgtttgtatatgcttcaagatcgcatatgccaaaaattgcaaaaa includes:
- the LOC126631650 gene encoding replication factor C subunit 2-like → MPFSLTFCYAECPKTIIEPLALRCAKFRFKPLSEDIMISRILHIVQEEGLNLDPEVLSTLSSTSQGDLRRALTFLQVVPKEVVGAFFSACQGDNFDLANKEVNNVIAEGYPVSNAFTDDILDEQKARICKKLGEPNKCLVDGSDEYLQLFDVASSTMRAVCNVQEDFFQEC